Proteins encoded together in one Neobacillus sp. FSL H8-0543 window:
- the tuf gene encoding elongation factor Tu, with amino-acid sequence MGKAKFDRSKPHVNIGTVGHVDHGKTTLTAAITNVLAKAGGGEARGYDQIDNAPEEKERGITISTSHVEYETATRHYAHVDCPGHADYVKNMITGAAQMDGGILVVSATDGPMPQTREHILLSRQVGVPYLVVFMNKCDMVDDEELLELVEMEIRDLLTEYEFPGDDTPVIKGSALKALEGEAEWEEKVIELMNAVDEYIPTPARDTEKPFMMPVEDVFSITGRGTVATGRVERGVVKVGDIVEIVGMTEEPKSTTVTGVEMFRKLLDYAEAGDNIGALLRGVAREEIERGQVLAKPKTITPHTKFKAEVYVLSKEEGGRHTPFFTNYRPQFYFRTSDITGICNLPEGVEMVMPGDNIEMTVELIAPIAIEEGTKFSIREGGRTVGAGVVATITE; translated from the coding sequence ATGGGTAAAGCAAAATTCGACCGTTCAAAGCCACACGTAAATATTGGTACAGTTGGTCACGTTGACCATGGTAAAACAACTCTAACTGCTGCAATCACTAACGTTCTTGCAAAAGCAGGCGGCGGAGAAGCACGCGGATATGATCAAATTGATAATGCACCAGAGGAAAAAGAACGTGGAATCACAATCAGTACTTCTCACGTAGAGTATGAAACGGCTACACGTCACTACGCTCATGTTGACTGCCCAGGACACGCTGACTATGTTAAAAACATGATCACAGGTGCAGCACAAATGGATGGTGGTATTCTTGTTGTATCTGCAACAGACGGCCCAATGCCACAAACTCGTGAGCACATTCTTTTATCTCGTCAAGTAGGTGTTCCATACCTTGTTGTATTCATGAACAAGTGTGACATGGTAGACGACGAAGAATTACTTGAATTAGTAGAAATGGAAATTCGTGATCTATTAACTGAATATGAATTCCCTGGCGATGACACTCCAGTTATCAAAGGTTCTGCTCTTAAAGCATTAGAAGGAGAAGCAGAATGGGAAGAAAAAGTTATCGAACTAATGAACGCTGTTGATGAGTATATCCCAACACCAGCTCGTGACACTGAAAAGCCGTTCATGATGCCTGTTGAGGATGTTTTCTCAATCACTGGCCGTGGAACAGTTGCTACTGGACGTGTTGAGCGTGGAGTAGTTAAAGTTGGTGACATAGTTGAGATCGTTGGTATGACTGAAGAGCCAAAATCTACTACAGTTACTGGTGTTGAAATGTTCCGTAAGCTTCTTGATTATGCAGAAGCTGGCGACAACATTGGAGCTCTTCTACGTGGTGTTGCACGTGAAGAAATCGAGCGTGGACAAGTTTTGGCTAAGCCTAAAACAATCACTCCACACACAAAATTCAAAGCTGAAGTTTATGTTTTATCAAAAGAAGAAGGTGGACGTCATACTCCATTCTTCACTAACTACCGTCCACAATTCTATTTCCGTACTTCTGATATTACTGGTATTTGTAATCTTCCAGAAGGCGTAGAAATGGTAATGCCTGGCGATAACATCGAAATGACTGTTGAACTTATCGCTCCAATCGCTATCGAAGAAGGTACAAAGTTCTCTATCCGTGAGGGTGGACGTACTGTAGGCGCTGGCGTCGTTGCTACAATTACTGAATAA
- the rplD gene encoding 50S ribosomal protein L4, translating to MPKVSLFNQGGSQVGEIELNESVFGIEPNQHVLFEAIVMQRASLRQGTHKVKVRSEVRGGGRKPWRQKGTGRARQGSIRSPQWRGGGIVFGPTPRSYSYKLPKKVRRLAIKSALSTKVLEEKMLVLESLAFDAPKTKDFKAVLGGLSVEKKALIVTADLDENVALSARNIPGVTVVTADGINVLDVVNHDKLIMTKAAVEKVEEVLA from the coding sequence ATGCCTAAAGTTTCATTATTTAACCAAGGCGGTTCACAAGTTGGTGAAATCGAACTTAATGAATCAGTATTTGGTATCGAGCCTAACCAACACGTATTATTTGAAGCGATCGTAATGCAAAGAGCTTCTTTACGTCAAGGAACTCATAAAGTTAAAGTTCGTTCTGAAGTACGCGGTGGCGGACGCAAACCATGGCGTCAAAAAGGAACTGGTCGTGCTCGTCAAGGATCAATCCGTTCTCCACAATGGCGCGGAGGTGGTATTGTTTTCGGACCGACACCACGCAGCTATTCTTACAAATTACCGAAAAAAGTACGTCGCTTAGCGATTAAATCTGCACTTTCAACTAAAGTGTTAGAAGAAAAAATGTTAGTGTTAGAAAGCCTTGCTTTCGATGCGCCAAAAACAAAAGATTTCAAAGCAGTATTAGGTGGCCTTTCTGTTGAGAAAAAAGCACTTATTGTAACTGCTGACCTAGATGAAAATGTAGCACTTTCTGCTCGTAATATTCCTGGTGTAACAGTTGTAACAGCTGATGGAATCAATGTATTGGATGTTGTAAATCATGATAAGTTAATCATGACGAAAGCTGCAGTTGAAAAAGTAGAGGAGGTGCTTGCATAA
- the rplW gene encoding 50S ribosomal protein L23, producing MDARDIIKRPVITERSTDLMAEKKYTFEVDVRANKTQVKDAVKEIFGVEVEKVNIMNYKGKFKRMGKFGGYTNKRRKAIVKLTANSKEIEFFEA from the coding sequence ATGGATGCACGCGATATCATTAAGCGCCCCGTTATCACTGAACGTTCTACTGACCTAATGGCAGAAAAGAAATATACATTTGAAGTTGATGTTAGAGCTAATAAAACTCAAGTTAAAGATGCTGTTAAAGAGATCTTCGGCGTTGAAGTTGAGAAAGTTAACATCATGAACTACAAAGGTAAATTCAAACGCATGGGTAAATTCGGTGGTTACACAAACAAACGTCGTAAGGCAATTGTAAAATTAACAGCTAATAGCAAAGAAATCGAATTCTTTGAAGCTTAA
- the rplC gene encoding 50S ribosomal protein L3 yields MTKGILGRKIGMTQVFAENGNLIPVTVVEAAANVVLQKKTVESDGYVAVQVGFEDKREKLANKPEKGHVSKANTTPKRFLREFRGDDLAGYEVGQEVKVDIFAAGDVVDVTGISKGKGFQGVIKRHGQSRGPMAHGSRYHRRPGSMGPVAPNRVFKGKLLPGRMGGEQITVQNLEIIKVDVERNLLLIKGNVPGPRKGLLKVKGAVKA; encoded by the coding sequence ATGACCAAAGGAATCTTAGGAAGAAAGATTGGTATGACTCAAGTATTTGCAGAGAATGGTAACTTAATTCCTGTAACTGTTGTTGAGGCTGCTGCGAACGTAGTACTACAAAAGAAGACTGTTGAGAGTGACGGATATGTTGCTGTTCAAGTTGGTTTTGAAGACAAACGTGAAAAGTTAGCTAATAAACCTGAAAAGGGACATGTTTCAAAAGCAAATACTACTCCTAAGCGCTTCTTACGCGAATTCCGCGGAGATGACTTAGCAGGGTATGAAGTTGGTCAAGAAGTCAAAGTTGATATTTTCGCTGCAGGCGATGTAGTAGATGTAACAGGAATCTCAAAGGGTAAAGGTTTCCAGGGTGTAATTAAGCGCCACGGACAATCTCGCGGACCAATGGCACACGGATCTCGTTATCACCGTCGTCCAGGTTCAATGGGTCCTGTAGCTCCAAACCGTGTATTCAAAGGTAAATTATTACCAGGCCGCATGGGTGGAGAACAAATAACAGTTCAAAATCTAGAAATCATTAAAGTTGATGTAGAACGTAATTTACTTTTAATAAAAGGTAACGTTCCTGGACCAAGAAAAGGATTATTAAAGGTCAAAGGTGCGGTTAAAGCGTAA
- the rpsJ gene encoding 30S ribosomal protein S10 gives MAKQKIRIRLKAYDHRILDQSAEKIVETAKRSGASVSGPIPLPTEKTIYTVLRAVHKYKDSREQFEQRTHKRLIDIVNPTPQTVDALMRLDLPSGVDIEIKL, from the coding sequence ATGGCAAAACAAAAGATTCGTATCCGTTTAAAAGCTTATGATCACAGGATTCTAGATCAATCAGCTGAAAAGATTGTTGAAACAGCAAAACGTTCAGGTGCATCTGTATCTGGTCCGATTCCGCTTCCTACTGAAAAAACTATTTATACGGTTCTTCGTGCGGTTCATAAGTACAAAGATTCACGTGAACAGTTTGAACAGCGGACACATAAGCGTCTAATCGACATCGTTAATCCAACTCCACAAACAGTTGATGCGTTGATGCGTTTAGATTTACCATCTGGTGTTGATATCGAAATTAAACTTTAA